The following are encoded in a window of Clostridium thermarum genomic DNA:
- a CDS encoding ABC transporter permease codes for MRKIRNSKIVSFFRNSPKTTIGALLIIIMLVLTLGAGIFTSHDPTHRYVGEYHSPPSSTHILGTTRLGNDVFAQTLYGGRKSITVGIAAGAITVALGLFFGISSGYFGGVYDNVITTIINILMVIPNIVLLLIITSLLGGVSPVVICLIIGFTSWPWNARVLRAQTMSIRNREFIYSAETLGESKLRIMFVEIMPNMLSMISSAFVSTLIYAIMAQATLEFIGFGDPLSVTWGTMLYNAQKSGALTAGIWWELLGPISGIVLFGAGLTLINFSIDEISNPKLRAQRIMRAYYRVVKKQRRLKGKNSDQIKIQEGKSM; via the coding sequence ATGAGAAAAATAAGGAATAGTAAAATAGTAAGTTTTTTTAGAAACAGCCCTAAGACTACCATAGGAGCTCTATTGATTATAATAATGCTAGTACTCACTCTGGGAGCAGGCATCTTTACCTCTCATGATCCTACACACAGATACGTAGGAGAATATCACAGTCCTCCTTCCTCAACTCACATATTAGGAACTACCCGCTTAGGAAATGATGTCTTTGCTCAAACCCTATATGGTGGACGAAAGTCAATTACAGTTGGAATTGCAGCAGGTGCGATTACTGTAGCTTTGGGTCTGTTCTTTGGTATCAGCTCCGGATATTTCGGAGGTGTATACGACAACGTTATTACCACAATCATTAATATACTAATGGTTATTCCAAACATTGTACTACTTTTAATAATTACCTCTCTCCTAGGTGGAGTATCACCGGTGGTCATATGTCTTATCATAGGATTTACGTCATGGCCTTGGAATGCACGTGTGCTCCGTGCTCAGACCATGAGTATACGAAACAGAGAATTTATATATTCTGCTGAAACCTTGGGTGAGTCAAAACTGAGAATTATGTTTGTGGAAATTATGCCCAATATGCTTTCCATGATAAGCTCAGCCTTTGTAAGTACCTTAATATATGCTATTATGGCTCAAGCTACCTTAGAGTTTATAGGTTTTGGCGATCCGCTGTCTGTTACCTGGGGAACTATGCTTTACAATGCACAGAAATCAGGAGCCTTGACCGCGGGTATATGGTGGGAATTACTTGGACCAATTAGCGGAATTGTTCTCTTTGGAGCAGGACTTACGCTTATAAATTTCTCTATTGATGAAATCTCAAATCCAAAACTTAGAGCTCAAAGAATTATGAGAGCTTATTATAGAGTGGTAAAAAAGCAGCGTAGGCTAAAAGGCAAAAATTCTGACCAAATAAAAATACAGGAAGGAAAGAGTATGTAG
- a CDS encoding ABC transporter permease — MKYILKRLGFYILAFFGAVSLNFFLPRMMPGNPVQMYIATLYQSGGKINAETIAAIEKLFGYNQQQPLIVSFFNYIISILKGDWGISFTYYPQTVLDSVKRGLTWTVFLMGTSLIIGFIINTLLGILAAWKRGGKLDTTLTVGGQILANVPSVVVAIILSFALGFTGVFPRGYAVTPLFQPANTFEYIKDVAYHAFLPVLSILITGLGGIMGMRANMINQLGEDYIVMGIAKGVPDRKIMFGYGARNALLPVVTSLAMSIGFLLGGSLIVEQVFNYPGLGKVMVNAINRRDYPLMQGILLMSTVLMLSANFIADISITFLDPRIRRQGASKN; from the coding sequence ATGAAGTATATATTAAAAAGATTAGGTTTTTATATTCTAGCTTTTTTTGGAGCAGTATCCCTTAATTTTTTTCTTCCTCGTATGATGCCGGGTAATCCTGTTCAAATGTATATAGCAACCCTTTATCAGTCCGGAGGAAAAATTAATGCTGAGACTATTGCTGCAATTGAAAAATTGTTTGGATACAATCAACAGCAACCATTAATCGTAAGCTTCTTCAATTATATTATCAGTATTTTAAAAGGGGACTGGGGAATTTCATTCACTTATTATCCGCAGACGGTTTTAGATTCAGTAAAGCGTGGCCTAACATGGACTGTGTTCCTTATGGGAACATCATTGATTATCGGATTTATAATTAATACACTTCTTGGTATTCTTGCTGCATGGAAACGCGGAGGGAAATTGGACACAACCTTAACTGTAGGTGGGCAGATTCTGGCCAACGTTCCATCTGTAGTTGTTGCTATTATTCTAAGTTTTGCTCTTGGTTTTACAGGAGTATTTCCAAGAGGTTATGCAGTTACTCCTCTGTTCCAACCTGCAAACACCTTTGAATATATAAAGGATGTTGCCTATCATGCTTTCCTACCGGTGCTTTCAATTCTTATTACTGGACTTGGTGGAATTATGGGGATGAGAGCAAACATGATTAATCAGCTTGGTGAAGATTATATAGTTATGGGAATTGCTAAAGGGGTACCGGATAGAAAGATTATGTTTGGCTACGGAGCTAGAAATGCACTTCTTCCTGTTGTTACTTCTCTTGCAATGTCTATTGGTTTTCTACTAGGAGGTTCACTGATTGTTGAGCAGGTTTTCAATTACCCAGGCCTAGGTAAGGTTATGGTAAATGCTATTAATAGAAGAGATTACCCACTTATGCAGGGAATACTCTTAATGAGTACAGTATTAATGCTTTCTGCCAATTTTATTGCTGATATCAGCATAACATTCTTAGATCCGAGAATTCGAAGACAGGGTGCAAGCAAGAACTAA
- a CDS encoding ABC transporter substrate-binding protein yields the protein MKKAISILVTLALTASLAACGGKTQPTDKNTESPTTTTTTETPSTEPTKKEKAVLTSLMEMTDGWVRNFNPFISSAYQFVQGFMYEPLVVFDSYNNNKEHMWLAEDIITEPDYKTLTVKVRKGVKWSDGKDLTAKDVAFSFTYSKDHPEIDRNGDWGENGKIKSVEIVDDYTVKIVMREVNRFHRNTVFFQKWIVPEHIFSSISDPATYVLENPVVTGAFSEVVSFEPEMVVLGRNPNYWQGDKLQVDELRVPQYNGNDAGLVLLQSGEVDWAHLFIPDAETNYVQGDPHRKFWYGVNDGVRLAFNYMTPNKGNLKAFNNVDFKRAVSLAVDRETIIDSAVYGYLSRVVPTNTGLPPALWGYRDAEADEEMAKYTKFDIEQAKQILANAGFKDVDGDGFVENPDGSKISFDIISPAGWTDWNDGAAIAAQGLQKAGINARAKAIDLSLVIETWATGNHDVLYGGYGTSADIWKFYFDTIGDQSRVKTSTWWSICQTNYVNDELSALIAKMPSASDAELKEITSEIEQFFAKNMINIPILYNGNWFVYNDSRFTGWATEDNPMFNPANCNHDSKLLQLMNLQPVQK from the coding sequence ATGAAAAAAGCCATCTCAATTTTGGTTACCCTTGCATTGACAGCTTCCTTGGCTGCATGCGGCGGCAAGACACAACCAACCGATAAAAACACAGAAAGCCCCACCACCACAACAACCACAGAAACTCCATCAACAGAACCTACTAAAAAGGAAAAAGCTGTTCTGACATCACTTATGGAAATGACTGACGGCTGGGTAAGAAACTTCAATCCATTTATAAGCTCAGCATATCAATTTGTACAAGGCTTTATGTATGAGCCGCTAGTTGTTTTCGACAGCTACAACAATAACAAGGAACACATGTGGCTTGCTGAAGACATTATTACTGAACCAGACTACAAAACGCTTACTGTAAAAGTAAGAAAAGGTGTTAAGTGGAGTGACGGGAAAGACCTTACTGCTAAGGACGTTGCTTTCTCATTCACCTATTCAAAGGATCACCCTGAAATCGATAGAAACGGTGACTGGGGAGAAAACGGAAAAATTAAATCCGTTGAAATTGTAGACGATTATACCGTAAAAATTGTTATGAGAGAAGTTAATCGTTTCCACAGAAATACAGTATTCTTCCAAAAGTGGATAGTACCTGAGCATATTTTCTCAAGCATAAGTGATCCTGCTACTTATGTATTAGAAAATCCTGTTGTTACAGGTGCATTCTCAGAAGTTGTTTCTTTCGAACCTGAAATGGTTGTTTTAGGACGTAATCCTAACTACTGGCAGGGAGATAAATTACAAGTAGATGAACTTAGAGTTCCTCAATACAATGGTAATGACGCTGGTTTAGTATTACTTCAAAGCGGAGAGGTTGACTGGGCACACCTTTTCATACCAGATGCTGAAACAAATTATGTACAAGGTGATCCACATCGTAAGTTCTGGTATGGTGTAAACGACGGAGTACGTCTTGCATTCAACTATATGACACCAAATAAAGGCAACCTAAAGGCCTTCAATAATGTAGATTTCAAGAGAGCTGTATCATTGGCAGTAGACAGAGAAACTATTATTGACTCAGCAGTTTATGGATACCTGTCAAGAGTCGTTCCTACAAATACAGGATTGCCACCGGCACTTTGGGGTTATAGGGACGCTGAAGCAGATGAAGAAATGGCAAAATACACCAAGTTTGATATAGAACAGGCTAAGCAGATTCTTGCAAATGCTGGCTTTAAAGATGTAGATGGTGACGGTTTTGTAGAGAACCCTGATGGATCAAAGATCTCATTTGACATTATTTCACCTGCAGGTTGGACTGACTGGAACGATGGTGCAGCAATAGCTGCTCAGGGACTTCAAAAGGCTGGTATAAACGCTAGAGCTAAAGCTATTGACCTTTCATTAGTTATTGAAACTTGGGCAACAGGTAATCACGACGTTCTTTACGGTGGTTATGGAACATCTGCTGACATTTGGAAGTTCTATTTTGATACAATTGGCGATCAAAGTAGAGTTAAGACATCAACTTGGTGGTCAATTTGTCAAACAAACTATGTTAATGATGAACTTAGTGCATTAATTGCTAAGATGCCAAGTGCTTCTGACGCAGAATTAAAAGAGATCACTTCAGAAATTGAACAGTTCTTTGCAAAGAATATGATTAATATTCCAATACTTTACAACGGTAACTGGTTTGTTTACAATGACAGCAGATTTACTGGCTGGGCAACAGAGGACAACCCAATGTTCAACCCTGCAAACTGCAACCATGACTCAAAGCTCTTACAGCTTATGAACTTACAACCAGTACAAAAATAA
- a CDS encoding LacI family DNA-binding transcriptional regulator, with translation MISIKEVAKHCGVSVATVSKALNGYSDISEDTKEKIIKAANELGYFPNSLARALKTNKSYNIGVIYNDDTESGLSHEYFGAILQSFKVCVEKSGYDVTFINNTIGDKKVSYLDHCKYRSLDGVFIASLVSDNIDVIQLANSDIPVVTIDHKFNNKSAVFSDNISGIRDLVNYIYSMGHRRIAFIHGQYTSVTQNRLISFYKTLEEYGVSIKDEYVRKGAFHDPKITAELTRKILDLPSRPTCIMFPDDFSAVGGINVIHERGLKIPRDISVVGYDGILLSRVLSPKLTTYKQDTKMLGQRAAEQLIKHIEKPKTTLPETIVVKGELQIGNSVGELL, from the coding sequence ATGATTTCTATTAAGGAAGTGGCCAAGCATTGTGGTGTATCTGTTGCCACTGTGAGCAAGGCATTAAATGGCTATAGCGATATCAGTGAAGATACAAAAGAAAAGATAATAAAGGCCGCTAATGAGTTGGGGTACTTTCCTAATTCTCTGGCGAGGGCGTTAAAAACAAATAAGTCCTATAATATTGGTGTAATTTATAATGATGATACAGAAAGCGGATTATCCCATGAATACTTTGGAGCAATCTTGCAATCGTTTAAAGTATGTGTAGAAAAAAGTGGATATGACGTAACCTTTATCAATAACACTATAGGTGATAAAAAGGTAAGCTATCTTGATCACTGTAAATATAGGTCATTAGATGGAGTTTTTATCGCATCTCTAGTTTCCGATAACATAGACGTTATACAGCTTGCAAATAGTGATATTCCTGTAGTTACAATAGACCATAAATTCAACAACAAGTCAGCTGTTTTCTCTGATAACATCTCAGGTATAAGGGACCTTGTCAATTATATTTATAGCATGGGACATAGAAGAATTGCTTTCATTCATGGACAATACACCTCAGTTACACAAAATCGACTTATTAGCTTTTATAAAACCTTAGAGGAATATGGAGTGAGCATTAAAGATGAATATGTGAGAAAAGGAGCATTCCATGATCCTAAGATAACTGCTGAGCTTACAAGAAAAATATTAGACCTTCCCAGTAGACCAACCTGCATAATGTTTCCTGATGATTTTTCTGCGGTAGGTGGAATTAATGTGATTCATGAAAGAGGACTCAAAATTCCAAGAGATATCTCTGTAGTGGGTTATGACGGTATACTCCTTTCTAGGGTGCTAAGTCCTAAATTAACGACTTACAAGCAAGACACAAAAATGCTTGGACAAAGAGCAGCAGAGCAACTAATAAAACATATCGAAAAACCAAAGACTACATTACCCGAAACAATTGTGGTAAAAGGAGAATTACAAATTGGAAATTCCGTAGGAGAACTGCTTTAG
- a CDS encoding ABC transporter substrate-binding protein, with amino-acid sequence MKKSLFKLSSLVLSVLLITTILSGCKKSDGELLKVRLNEVTRSVFYAPMYVAINEGFFKEEGLEIELSTGQGADKTMQQLLSGSVDIGFSGPEQVIYIYNQKRDDLPILFAQLTQRDGSFLVSREDDPDFTWESVKGKTIVGGRPGGVPEMALEYVLKEHGIDITKDVKLITNIAFNATAGAFQGGTGDYVALFEPTASMIEQEGHGKVVASIGASAGPIAYTCFYATKSYMDKNPEIIEKFTRAIYKGQLWVASHTDEEVAASIKAFFPGTDEKLIVTVVKNYKEIDAISTEPQLKAEDLTRLMDIIQAYDSKLIPERPAFEEIVDNSFAEKAVKDIKK; translated from the coding sequence ATGAAAAAGTCACTGTTTAAACTTTCTTCGTTAGTACTTAGTGTTCTATTAATCACCACTATACTTTCAGGCTGTAAAAAAAGTGATGGGGAGCTTTTAAAAGTTCGTCTCAACGAAGTTACTAGATCCGTCTTCTATGCTCCTATGTATGTTGCCATCAATGAGGGCTTCTTTAAGGAAGAAGGGCTTGAAATTGAGTTGTCTACAGGACAAGGTGCAGATAAAACCATGCAGCAATTATTAAGTGGCAGCGTTGACATCGGCTTCAGCGGTCCGGAACAAGTTATCTATATCTACAATCAAAAGAGAGACGACTTACCAATTCTTTTTGCACAACTGACCCAGAGGGACGGTTCATTCCTAGTTAGTAGAGAAGACGATCCTGATTTTACATGGGAATCCGTAAAAGGAAAAACAATCGTGGGCGGAAGGCCCGGTGGAGTACCTGAAATGGCTCTGGAATATGTATTGAAGGAACATGGTATCGACATTACGAAGGATGTAAAACTAATAACAAATATAGCTTTTAATGCTACTGCCGGAGCATTTCAAGGCGGAACCGGCGACTATGTAGCTCTTTTTGAGCCCACAGCCAGTATGATTGAGCAGGAAGGTCACGGCAAAGTTGTTGCTTCTATAGGTGCATCCGCTGGTCCTATTGCATACACCTGCTTCTATGCCACCAAATCCTATATGGATAAAAACCCAGAAATTATCGAAAAATTTACTCGTGCCATTTATAAGGGCCAATTATGGGTAGCAAGCCACACTGATGAAGAGGTTGCAGCTTCAATTAAAGCTTTCTTCCCAGGTACAGATGAAAAACTTATAGTTACAGTTGTAAAGAATTATAAAGAAATTGATGCTATTTCTACTGAACCCCAGTTAAAGGCTGAAGACCTAACAAGACTAATGGATATAATCCAAGCCTATGATTCAAAACTTATACCTGAAAGGCCTGCCTTTGAAGAAATAGTTGATAATAGTTTTGCAGAAAAGGCAGTTAAGGATATAAAAAAATAA
- a CDS encoding ABC transporter ATP-binding protein, translated as MSKVELKNVFMNYHTPKGETAALNDISLKVEPGEFISIVGPSGCGKSTLLNIISGLIKPSNGKVSVDNEEIHGYSSKLGYMFQKDHLFQWLSVWDNISLGLKIQHKLSQENKHKIETLLKNYGLWDFKSYKPSELSGGMRQRVALIRTLALDPEVLLLDEPFSALDYQNRLKVSDDIYKIIKKEGKTAIMVTHDIAEAISTSNRVIVLSKRPAMIKKEIEIIFSIPCDSPLKCREAPEFRFYFNAIWKEMDLDDDK; from the coding sequence ATGAGCAAGGTAGAACTGAAAAATGTATTTATGAACTACCATACCCCTAAGGGTGAAACTGCTGCTCTTAATGATATCAGCTTAAAAGTTGAGCCAGGTGAGTTTATCAGCATAGTTGGTCCATCCGGCTGCGGGAAATCAACTCTTTTGAATATAATTTCAGGACTTATTAAGCCATCAAATGGCAAAGTCTCTGTAGACAATGAAGAAATTCATGGCTATTCCTCTAAACTCGGCTATATGTTTCAAAAAGATCATTTATTTCAATGGCTTTCCGTATGGGATAATATCAGCTTAGGATTAAAAATTCAACATAAGCTAAGCCAAGAAAATAAACATAAGATTGAAACTCTCCTAAAGAACTATGGTCTTTGGGACTTTAAGAGCTACAAGCCTTCAGAGCTATCCGGTGGTATGAGGCAAAGAGTTGCACTAATAAGGACATTGGCCCTTGATCCTGAGGTACTCCTTTTAGATGAACCTTTTTCTGCTCTGGATTATCAAAACCGATTAAAAGTAAGTGATGACATTTATAAAATTATAAAAAAAGAAGGTAAAACAGCTATAATGGTTACCCATGATATTGCTGAGGCAATATCTACCAGCAACAGGGTTATTGTACTTTCTAAGAGACCGGCCATGATCAAAAAAGAAATAGAAATAATCTTCTCCATTCCCTGTGATTCTCCATTAAAGTGTCGTGAAGCCCCGGAATTTAGATTCTATTTCAATGCTATTTGGAAGGAGATGGACTTAGATGATGATAAGTAA
- a CDS encoding ABC transporter permease encodes MMISNEHKKYLKKIKSTHHKVVFTRIFILVAIFAMWEILGDLKVIDPFLTSTPSRMMKSLINIYNEGTLFKHILVTCYETILGFVLGTILGTVIAILLWWSDFASKVAEPYLVVLNALPKVALGPIIIFWVGNGLRAIVLIALLISIIVTIISVLAGFKEVDEDKIKLLKTFGASKIQLLMHLIIPASIPTLISALKINVGLSWVGVIMGEFLVAKDGLGFLIVYGGQISQLDMVMMSIIILSILAYIMYAGVSVLEKRLKDRY; translated from the coding sequence ATGATGATAAGTAATGAGCACAAAAAGTATTTAAAAAAAATTAAAAGCACCCATCATAAGGTTGTATTCACAAGAATTTTTATCCTAGTAGCTATATTTGCTATGTGGGAAATACTGGGTGATTTAAAAGTAATAGATCCCTTTCTAACCAGTACTCCTTCAAGAATGATGAAAAGCTTAATAAATATATATAATGAGGGTACCTTATTTAAACACATTCTTGTAACCTGCTATGAAACTATTTTAGGCTTTGTACTTGGTACAATTCTTGGAACTGTGATTGCTATATTACTCTGGTGGTCAGATTTTGCATCCAAAGTAGCTGAACCTTATTTAGTAGTATTAAATGCCCTGCCAAAGGTAGCACTTGGACCAATCATTATATTTTGGGTAGGCAATGGTTTAAGGGCTATTGTCCTCATTGCTTTGCTAATTTCAATTATAGTAACTATAATAAGTGTACTAGCAGGTTTTAAGGAAGTTGATGAAGACAAGATTAAACTTCTAAAAACCTTCGGTGCAAGTAAAATACAGCTTCTAATGCACCTAATTATTCCGGCATCTATACCTACCTTAATATCCGCATTAAAAATAAATGTTGGTTTATCTTGGGTAGGAGTAATTATGGGAGAATTCTTAGTTGCCAAAGATGGTTTAGGCTTCTTAATTGTTTACGGCGGACAAATATCCCAACTGGATATGGTAATGATGAGTATAATTATTCTCTCAATACTGGCCTATATAATGTATGCCGGAGTATCAGTCTTAGAAAAAAGATTAAAAGACAGATATTGA
- a CDS encoding tetratricopeptide repeat protein — protein sequence MIKKSSLIKLIPAVIVIASVYYHSSAVGLALLVLALLALIYSKRDFYYFIKANAAYNTKDVEKAFSYFEKALKVKGVSSRIKNVYAYYLLRNKNLDRAEELLNTINMDTLDIHEKNQARLTWSLIHWKKNNLSKALELLELIYNEYKCTPMYESYGYLLILNKDYEKALKVNLEAVDYDSSNNIILDNLGETYYALKEYDKAYDIYTNLIEKSPSFPEPYYHFALVLKEKGKNDRALDLLEKALEFKESYLSEVNHSLINSVIEEIKQNN from the coding sequence ATGATTAAAAAGTCAAGTTTAATAAAATTAATCCCTGCAGTAATTGTTATAGCCTCGGTATATTACCATAGTTCTGCTGTTGGACTTGCTCTCTTGGTTTTGGCCTTATTAGCCCTTATCTATTCCAAAAGGGACTTTTATTACTTTATAAAGGCTAACGCTGCTTACAACACAAAAGATGTAGAAAAAGCATTCTCATATTTTGAAAAGGCACTAAAGGTAAAAGGGGTTTCATCTAGAATTAAAAATGTTTATGCATACTATTTGCTTAGAAACAAAAATTTAGATAGGGCAGAAGAATTGTTAAATACGATTAATATGGATACTCTCGACATTCATGAAAAAAATCAAGCTAGGTTAACCTGGAGCCTTATTCATTGGAAGAAAAATAATCTTTCAAAAGCTCTTGAACTTTTAGAATTGATCTATAATGAGTATAAGTGTACACCAATGTATGAGAGCTATGGATATCTCTTAATACTGAATAAAGACTATGAAAAAGCTTTAAAGGTAAACTTGGAGGCAGTAGATTACGACAGTTCAAACAACATCATCCTGGATAACTTAGGTGAGACTTACTATGCTTTAAAAGAATATGATAAAGCCTATGATATCTATACAAATCTTATAGAAAAGTCACCAAGCTTTCCTGAGCCTTATTATCATTTTGCACTTGTATTAAAAGAAAAAGGTAAAAATGATAGGGCTTTAGACCTCCTAGAGAAAGCATTGGAATTTAAGGAATCATATTTAAGTGAGGTTAATCACTCCTTAATTAATTCCGTCATAGAAGAAATTAAGCAGAACAATTAA
- a CDS encoding DNA topoisomerase: MKKLILAEKPSVGRNIADALGCKQKKDGYIEGENYIVTWAFGHLVTLCDCKDYDEKFALWNLEYFPYIPERFKYKVKPDDKNKNKEDLGAKKQLNIIKSLVERDDVDGVIAATDYDREGELIALLIFSYIKVSKPIQRILINEWTPQEIKRGLDSLKTNEDMRPLQDAGVSRQLADWVIGINFTSLATLKFARGRGSLLNIGRVLMPTLKMIYDREMEIKNFKSETNYELVVEFMAEGGAYKGKFFHGKNDKFPKKDSVEKLKEEIEGKSGVITEKTVEIKNEYPPALFNLSNLQGFITSKYTGWTADKVLKVAQSLYEKKYITYPRTESTALEETIKDKAKNVLETLKADIPFKNEIVFSDSKKVFNNEKVESHSAIMPTYIKPGNLSEDERIVYDAIKNRFLSQFMAPAEFEHTEIITKIAGEKFDRLFITKGKILKSKGWLKLYKEDKKDELLPPLEKDEEVDVVKAEVLTKKSKPPAHHTEKTLLKAMETCGKNKGDKEEEDDTILYGYSIGTAATRAETINKLKNAGYIYIKGKSLLITEVGIKLIENFPIKELMDTDYTGRLEKKLFDIEKGKYSKEAFLKEIYNFTINGAKKIKYTSKVLINDKREKLQEKS, from the coding sequence ATGAAAAAGTTGATACTGGCAGAAAAGCCTTCTGTAGGAAGGAACATAGCAGATGCTTTAGGATGTAAGCAGAAAAAAGATGGATACATAGAGGGCGAAAATTATATAGTAACATGGGCTTTTGGACATTTAGTAACTCTTTGCGATTGTAAGGACTATGATGAAAAATTTGCCTTGTGGAATCTAGAATACTTTCCTTACATACCGGAGCGTTTCAAATATAAAGTCAAGCCAGATGATAAAAACAAGAATAAGGAAGACCTTGGGGCAAAGAAGCAGTTAAATATAATTAAATCTTTGGTAGAAAGAGATGACGTAGATGGAGTCATTGCAGCAACAGATTATGATAGGGAAGGAGAATTAATTGCCCTATTGATATTTTCATATATAAAGGTTTCAAAGCCAATACAAAGAATATTAATAAACGAATGGACACCCCAAGAAATAAAAAGAGGGTTGGATTCTCTAAAGACCAATGAAGATATGCGGCCATTACAGGATGCAGGGGTAAGTAGGCAGCTGGCAGATTGGGTAATTGGTATAAACTTTACCTCCTTGGCAACTCTAAAATTTGCCAGAGGACGAGGAAGCCTTCTGAATATAGGCAGGGTGCTTATGCCTACTCTGAAAATGATTTATGATAGAGAAATGGAAATCAAGAATTTTAAATCGGAAACAAACTATGAACTTGTAGTGGAATTTATGGCAGAAGGCGGAGCTTATAAGGGAAAGTTCTTTCATGGTAAGAATGACAAGTTTCCTAAGAAGGATAGCGTGGAAAAGTTAAAAGAAGAGATAGAGGGGAAAAGCGGAGTAATTACCGAGAAGACCGTAGAGATAAAAAATGAATATCCTCCGGCTTTATTTAATCTGAGCAATCTTCAAGGATTTATAACTAGTAAGTATACAGGTTGGACTGCCGACAAAGTATTAAAAGTAGCACAGAGTCTATATGAAAAAAAGTACATTACTTATCCAAGAACAGAAAGTACCGCTCTGGAAGAGACTATAAAGGATAAGGCTAAAAATGTATTAGAAACCTTAAAGGCTGATATTCCTTTTAAAAATGAAATTGTATTTAGTGATTCCAAAAAGGTATTCAATAATGAAAAGGTAGAGAGTCATAGTGCTATTATGCCTACATATATTAAACCGGGCAATCTATCGGAAGACGAAAGAATTGTTTATGATGCAATAAAAAATAGATTTTTATCACAGTTTATGGCACCGGCAGAGTTTGAACATACAGAGATAATAACAAAAATAGCGGGTGAAAAATTCGACAGACTCTTCATAACAAAGGGAAAAATACTGAAAAGTAAAGGTTGGTTGAAGCTCTATAAAGAAGATAAGAAGGATGAATTGTTACCGCCCCTTGAGAAGGATGAAGAGGTTGACGTAGTAAAGGCTGAAGTATTGACAAAGAAAAGTAAGCCACCGGCCCATCATACAGAAAAGACCTTGTTAAAGGCTATGGAAACCTGTGGAAAGAACAAGGGAGATAAGGAAGAAGAAGACGACACTATACTTTATGGTTACTCCATTGGTACTGCTGCTACCAGGGCTGAGACCATAAATAAGTTAAAAAATGCAGGCTATATATATATTAAAGGCAAGTCATTGTTAATTACAGAGGTAGGGATAAAACTGATAGAAAACTTTCCGATAAAAGAGCTAATGGATACAGATTATACCGGTAGACTTGAAAAGAAACTTTTTGATATAGAGAAGGGAAAGTACAGCAAAGAAGCCTTTTTAAAAGAGATTTATAATTTTACCATTAACGGAGCAAAGAAAATAAAATACACTAGTAAAGTACTAATTAACGACAAGAGAGAAAAGCTTCAGGAAAAAAGCTAA